The Sediminispirochaeta bajacaliforniensis DSM 16054 genome includes a window with the following:
- a CDS encoding triphosphoribosyl-dephospho-CoA synthase gives MILSLKERTSLQKPEPDYLSRPCSDRDKALSLILSSKARRAMYQELDTTPKPGLVDRLDKGAHTDMDYACFRRSIDAVAPFFPSVALQAVGKYPDAVLWREVRKTGLEAEAAMFAATRGVNTHKGQIFVLMLLVAAAVSEGASGIPGLREGTRSMVRGIVAQELVFGLEKKTELSHGERLFLSHGLTGIRGEAEAGFPAIFECGLPVYTAMLSRGYSVNDASLQSLLAIMCSVEDTTVVHRGGLEALRFMRTSSLAALALGGVRTASGKAYVSTMNREFIHRKISPGGCADLLAGTIFVYEAGLPAALNSTAL, from the coding sequence GTGATTTTATCGTTAAAAGAAAGAACATCACTGCAAAAACCTGAGCCTGATTACCTTTCCCGGCCCTGTTCGGACCGGGACAAGGCCCTCTCTTTAATACTTTCTTCAAAGGCGCGGCGGGCAATGTATCAGGAACTCGATACAACGCCGAAGCCCGGGCTGGTTGACAGGCTTGATAAAGGTGCCCATACGGATATGGATTACGCTTGCTTTCGCCGAAGCATTGATGCGGTGGCTCCCTTTTTTCCCTCCGTCGCACTGCAGGCGGTGGGAAAATATCCGGATGCTGTTCTGTGGCGGGAGGTCCGAAAGACCGGACTCGAGGCTGAAGCTGCAATGTTCGCCGCCACCCGGGGGGTGAATACCCACAAGGGACAGATTTTTGTGTTGATGCTCCTGGTCGCCGCTGCTGTGTCGGAGGGGGCTTCCGGTATTCCGGGCCTTCGGGAGGGAACCCGAAGCATGGTCCGGGGTATAGTGGCGCAGGAGCTGGTCTTCGGGCTGGAGAAGAAAACGGAACTCAGTCATGGTGAAAGGCTTTTTCTCTCCCATGGCCTCACCGGGATCCGCGGTGAGGCGGAAGCCGGCTTTCCTGCAATTTTCGAATGCGGTCTGCCGGTCTATACCGCTATGCTCAGCAGAGGCTATTCCGTAAACGACGCATCCCTGCAGTCCCTGCTTGCCATAATGTGCAGTGTCGAGGATACGACAGTCGTACACCGGGGGGGCCTCGAAGCCCTGAGATTCATGCGGACCTCGAGCCTCGCGGCACTTGCTCTCGGTGGCGTACGTACAGCATCAGGAAAAGCTTACGTATCAACCATGAATAGGGAGTTCATCCATCGTAAGATTAGCCCCGGAGGGTGTGCAGATCTTCTGGCAGGAACCATTTTTGTCTATGAAGCAGGCCTTCCTGCAGCTTTGAATAGTACGGCGTTATGA